In the genome of Streptomyces sp. NBC_00433, the window CCCCTACCGGTTGACGCCCAACCTGTTCGGCGTCGCCTTCGGCACCGCGGGGCTCGCCCAGTGCTGGGCCGTCGCCGCCGACACCGTCAGTGCCCCGCAGTGGCCCGCGAACGCCCTGTGGATCGCCTCGGCGGCGGTCTGGGCGCTGGTCGCGGTGACCTACCTGCGCAACATCACCGTCCAGGGGCGGCTGTTCACCGAGCTGCCCGACCCCGTCATGGGACCTTTCACGGCGCTCGGCGTGATCACACCGATGCCGCTGGGAATCGCGCTGGCCGGATACGCCCGGAGCGCCGGCGAGACCGTCTTCGCCGTCGCGCTGGTGCTCACCGTGCTCCTCGGCAGCTGGCTCACGGGGGTGTGGATCAGAGGCGACACCCCCCTCGCCCAGTGGCACCCGGCCTACTTCCTGCCGACGGCGGCCGGCGGCCTCATCGCGGCCGCCGGCTGCGCCGCGCTCGGCTGGGACACCGCGGCCCGCCTGATGTTCGGCTACGGGCTGGTGTCCTGGCTCGTCCTCGGCTCCATCGTCCTGGTCCGCCTGTTCACCCAGCCCTCGCTCCCGCCACCGCTCATTCCCACGATCGCCATCGAGCTGGCGCCCCCGGTCGTCGCGGGGAACGCCTGGTTCGCCATCAACGGCGCCGACCTCAGCCTGGGGGCGGAGATCCTCGCGGGCTACGCCGTCCTCATGGCCCTGGTCCAGCTCTCGATGGCGTCCGCGTACGTACGCGCGCCCTTCGGCCCCGGCCACTGGGCCTTCGCCTTCTCCTACGCCGCCGCTGTCGCCAACGGCCTGCTCTGGCTGGGGGTCGAGCACGTCCGGGGCCAGAAGCCGGTCGCGTACGTACTGCTCGCCGTCGCGACCTGCGCGTGGGCGGCGCTGATGGCCCGGACCCTGCTCGGCCTGTCCCGGCGGACCTTCCTGCTGCGCCTGGCCCCGCCTCCGGCCGCCGCGTCCTGAGGGCGCGCGGGCCTCGGACGCTCCGTCACGGGGACGCCGGACGATTCGCTACGCGAATTCCTTGAGCAGCCGGTCCGCCAGCGCCGCGGCGGAATGCGGATTCTGCCCGGTGAGAAGATTGCGGTCCTCGACCGTGTAGGGCTTCCATATCTCGCCCCGGCTGAATTCGACGCCGACCTTCTCCTTCAGCTCGTCCTCAAGGAGCCACTGCGTCTTGTCGGCCAGTCCGACGCCCTCTTCCTCGTCATTGGTGAAGCACGTGACGCGGTAGCCCTTGAAGGGCGACTCACCGTGGATCCTGGTGGCCAGCATCGCGGCCGGAGCATGGCACACGATCGCGAGCGGCCTGCCCGAGGCGAGCTGCGCGGTCAGGATCCGGCCCGCGTCGGCGTCCACGGACAGGTCCTGCATCGGGCCGTGCCCGCCGGGCAGGTACACCGCGTCGTAGTCCTCGACCCGCACGTCGGAGAGCTTCAGCGGCCGGCGCATCACCTCCGCGGAGCGGATGATCGCCTCCAGGTCGAGTGCCCCCTGCTCACCGCCCGCCATCGAGGGCCGCAGGCTCATCATGTCGACGTTCGGGGTGACCCCGCCGGGTGTGGCGACCACGACCTCGTGGCCGGCGTCGGTGAGCGCCTTGTAGGGGGCCGCGAACTCCTCGGCCCAATAGCCGGTGGCGTGCCTCGTACCGTCCTTCAACGTCAGATAAGTGGCTCCACTGACCACGAAAAGTAGTTTCGCCATTACGGAATCGCCTCCGCGTATTCGCCAGGTGGTTCGGGCGTACACCACTCCCCAGCGTAAGGACGCGTTCTGCCGGGCGCATGTGCGCGGCTTCCGGCCCCGTGTCCATGGTTCCTCAGGGCAGCAGGGAGACCTGGTAATGGGCGATCTTCCAGCCGTCAGGCAGGCGCTTCAGCAGCAGGCTGAGGCTGACGGTCAGCGCGGGCCGGTCGGTGAAACCGAACTCGACGCTCTGGTAGCCGAGGACGAGGTCGTCGGCGAGCCGCCGGGTCTCCAGGATCCGGTACCGCGCGGTCATCCCCATCGGCTGGGAGTCGTAGTACGCGGCGATGCCCGGCCGTCCGACGCTGTAGGGGTGCAGCCCCTGGAAGATCGCGTCCTCGGTGAAACAGGCGGCGACCTGCTCCGGCTCGTGCGCGTCGACCGCCGCCTTCCACTCGTCCAGGACGCCGCGCAGGACCGCTTCGTTGTCCGTCGTACTGCTCACAGGGCTCTCCTGCCGGTCGGTCGGATACGGGCGCGGGCCGGTTGCCGCGCCCCGGGTGCCCGGGGGCGGGGCGGGTCAGTGCCCGGCGCTCTGGCCGCCGTCGACGTGCGCGATCTCGCCGGTGACGAAGGGTGCCTGCTCCAGGTAGCGGATCGCCCCGACGACGTCCTCGATCTCGCCCATCCGTTTGACCGGGTGGTGCGCGGCCAGGGCGCCGCCGGGATCCTCGGGGTGCATCGGGGTCCTGATGATGCCGAGGGAGACGGTGTTCACCCGGATGCCGCGGGTGGCGTACTCGATCGCCAGCGCCTTGGTGACCGCGTTCAGGCCGCCCTTGGTCAGCGACGCGAGCCCGCTGGTGGACTCGGCCTCGGCCTGGTCGACCAGGCTGGTCGAGATGTTCACGACATGCCCGCCCCCGCCCCCTTCGCGGGAGAGCATCGCGGCGATCGCACCGCGCGTGACCTCGAAGAAGCCGCGCAGGTTGACCCCGACGACCGTGTCGAAGTCCTCGTCGGTGTAGTCGGTGAAGGGCTTGGCGACGAAGACGCCGGCATTGTTGACCAGCGTGTCGATCCGGCCGAACCGCTCCATGGCAGCCTCGACGACCCGCGCGCCGCCACCCGGCTCCGCCAGGTCCCCGGCCACGGCGAGCACCTCGGGGTCCCCGGACCCCTCGATGGAACGCGCGGCCGCGGTGACCGCATAGCCCAGCCCGCGGTAGGCCTCGACCAGCGCCGCACCGATCCCCCGCGAGGCCCCGGTGACGACAGCGACTTTCCGAACGGTATCCACCCCCGATTCCTCCCCCGCCCACCCCCACCCCATCGCCCACCACCCGCCATGTCACCCCACCGCCACACACCTGCCCGGCGTACGGGTCTGCGACCCGGTGAGCGGGAGCCGTGTCGGGGGCCGGGCCGGGCGCCCTTGTCGGGGTCGCTGACCAGGTGTAAGGCTGCACCCCCGGCGCCCCGGCGCGAGGGGCGGCGCCGCCGTACGCGTACCGGTCCGATCCGACGGCTCGACGGAAGGAACGATCCCGATGGGCGAGACAGAGCCGCAAAGCCACGCCGACTGCTGCGCTCCCGGACGCGCGGCCGCACCGCTCGGCCCGGCCCGCACCGCGCCGCCGGAAATGGCCCTGCTGCCGCTCACCGCGGCCGCCCCCGCCGCGACCGCCGCACCCCCGGTCTCCCTCCCCGGCGGCACCTTCCTGATGGGCACCGACGATCCCGAGGGCTTCCCCGCCGACGGCGAGGGACCGGTGCGGTCCGTCACGCTGCGGCCCTTCCGGATCGACGCCCACGCCGTCAGCAACGACCGGTTCGCCGCCTTCATCGCCGACACCGGCCACGTCACCGAGGCCGAGCGCTACGGCTGGTCGTACGCCTTCGCCCGGTTCCTGCCCGCCGCCGTCCGCCGGGGTGCGCCGCGGCCGGACGGGGCGCCGTGGTGGTGCGGGGTGCGGGGGGCGAGCTGGCGAGAGCCCTTCGGGCCCGGCAGCGGCCTGGCGGGGATCGGAAGCCACCCCGTGGTGCACGTGTCGTGGACGGACGCGGCCGCCTTCGCGCGGTGGGCCGGCGGGCGGCTGCCGACGGAGGCGGAGTGGGAGTTCGCCGCGCGCGGCGGCCTGGAGCAGGCCAGATACGCGTGGGGCGACGAGCTGACGCCGGACGGGAAGCACCGGTGCAACATCTGGCAGGGCACCTTCCCGACCCGCAACACCGCCGAGGACGGCTACGAGGGCACCGCGCCTGTGAACGCCTTCGCACCGAACGGCTTCGGCCTGTACAACACGGCAGGGAACGTCTGGGAATGGTGCGCGGACTGGTGGACCACGGACCACCCGGCGGGGCGGCGCAGCAATCCGGCGGGACCGCGTACGGGCAGCTCGCGGGTCATGCGCGGCGGCTCGTACCTGTGCCACCGGTCGTACTGCAACCGCTACCGGGTCGCCGCCCGCACGTCGAACACACCCGACTCCACGACCGGCAACCTCGGCTTCCGCTGCGCCTACGACGCCGCCCCTTCGTGAAGCCCTGTCACGGCAGTACGAACCCGGCGACAAATCCGCCGGTACGCGTCCGGCCTGTCCAGCGGCTCCACCGGCCGCCGCGCGAGCGGGGTGGCAACCTCTACCACCAGATGACGCCCGGGTACGAGATCGGGGAGCTCGACCACGACCCGACGCAGAGCGCGTCCGAGCGCTGACCCGCGGACGTCCGCGGGGGTCCACCGCTCAGGAGGCGTCACCCGCGCCCGCCGGTGCCTGGGACTCCTGCTCCCGCAGCGTCCGCTCGACCGCGTCCCGTACGCGCGCGTCCTCCCGCTGCCTGGCGCGGGCGCGGCCGCGGCGGACGAGGAGCAGCGTGGCCACGGCGGCGGCGGCCAGGAGCACGACCAGCAGCGTCAGCGTCCAGGGGACGGCCCAGCCGTGGGCGGTGGCCGCGACCGGCTTCAGCGCGGACGTGGAGCCGGACGCGTCGGTCAGCAGCGGCGTCAGCGTCACGGTCGCGGCCAGCCGGAATCCGGGGGCCACACCGTGGACGGGCACCTTCACCTTCCAGCTCTCGCCGGGCAGCAGGGCCGGCGGCGCGGCGACGCCCTTGGCGTCGGCCTTCAGCCGGCCGAACGGGCCGGACAGGGAGACCGCCTGGCGGGCGGACAAGGTGGCATTGCCGGTGTTGTGGATCGTGTACGTGACCGTCGCGTCGCCGGCGGCGAAGGGGTTGGCGGTGCCGCTGTAGCCGACGTGCAGGTTCTCGACCTTCAGGGCCGGCTTGAGGTCGCCGCTGACCCGCAGCGCGATCTTGATGCCCAGGCGGCGGTCGACGGTGATGCCCTGCGCGGCGTCGGGCTGCTTGAGCGAGGTGAGGATGCCGCCCACGTAGTCGCCGGGCGTGGCGTTGGCGGGGACGGTGACGGTGAAGGGGACGTCGGCGGACTTCCCGGGCTGGACGACGACGCTCTCGCGCTCGGGGCGGGACCAGGCGCCGACCCCGACGGACTTCTTGTCCCGGGTGACCAGGTCGAGCTGGCCGGTGGCCGTGGTGAAGCCGTCGGCGGCGTAGACGGTGAGGGCCAGCGGCTCCGTGCCGTGGTTGGCCACCGTCATGGTGTCCTTGATCGCGCCGCCGGGGTTGATGCTGTAGCCGAAACTGGACCGGTCGGCGCCGTACGTGTTGGCCGCCGTCCTGACCGTCCAGCTGACATCGCCGCCGGCGGCCCGCGCGGCGCCGGCGGTGAGGCCGGCGAGCGTGGTAGCGAGGGCGACGAGCAGCGCCAGGACGGCGGTACGGACGAGGGCGCGGGCGGTGGTCGCGCGGCGCGTGGGGGACGGGTGCATTTCGGGTTCTCCTGGCGTGGGGAGGGCGGGGCGGGCACCCGCGGGTGCCCGCCCCGCCCGGTGGCCGCGGACGCGCCGGCCGCCCGGGGCGGATCGTCGGCCGCCGGGCGGGCCGGCGGCCCGCAGTGTGCCGAGCGGCTCAGTTGCCGGGCCCCTCAGCGCGGTTGCTCAGTTGTTCAGCTGCTCGGTGCTCAGCTGCTCAGCGCGGTGATCGTGAGAGTGGCCTGGTAGCTGCCCTTCTCGACGCTGTCCGGGATCTTCAGGCTGAGGTCGGCGCCGACCTTCGCCGTACCGCGGGCGTGGCCCTGGCCGGCGGAGCCGAGGCCCCGCGAGACCGAGAGGCCCTTGCCCTGGTCGGTGTAGCCCGACAGGACCGTGTCGCCGGCCTGCGCGCCCGCGCCGGCCTGCAGCACACGCGGGGACCAGCCGAGGTAGGAGCCGGAGAAGGTCTTGCCGGCGTCCCGGAAGTCGCTCACGCCGGCCGAGATCGACCAGGGCGCCAGCGAACGGCGGGTGTCGGAGACGGAGATCGGGTTGATCTTGCCGCTCGCCTCGAAGTGGTCGCCGCCCTGCTCGACAGCGGTACCGAGGTCGACCAGGCCGTTGTTGCCGTCGATCGTCCAACCGAACTCGCCCGGGGCGGCGTTCGGCACGTTGACCTGGATGTCCTGGCCGTCACCGTGGTAGTTGTGCACGGTGAAGTCGTCGACGATGGAGCCGACGGGCTGGGCCTCGGTGGTGTTGTTGCACCAGTTGCCCTTCTCCACCGCCGAGTTCGGCGCGGCGCAGGTGCCACTGCGGACGTTCTGGACCACGAGCTGGTCGTTGCGCACCTGGACCTTGACGTAGGTGCGGACGTGCTCCTGGTTCTGGACCGAGTTGTACCAGTAGCTGCCCGGGTTCAGCGGGTCGGCGCCGTTGCCGGCACCGCTCGTGCCGCTGCTGTCGGGCTTGGTGATGTCGTAGTACTTCGAGCCCGAGGAGGAGTTCGCCGTCACGTAGATGACGCCGCCGGGGCCCGGGTACAGCTGGGCCTCGCCGGGCTGCTCGTCCGGGTTGGCCTTCTGGCCGTTCTTGATCTCGTAGCTGCGCGAGTAGCTGTGGTCGTGGCCCTGGAGGACCAGGTCGACGCCGAGCTTCGAGAACGTCGTCGGGAAGTCGACCCGCCGGACCTTGTTGTCCGAGTCCTGGGCGTGGTCGGCCGGCGAGTAGATCGAGTGGTGGTAGGTCAGGACCTTCCACTTCGCCTCGGAGCCGTGCTTGTTGATGACGTCGGTGACGTAGGCGAGGTGCGCCGCGTCACCGCCGCCGCCCTGCGCGGTGGCGTAGCTGTTGCTGTTGAGGTCGATGAACAGCACATCCTTGTAGATGTACCAGTAGTCACCGCCCGAGGAGTTCGACGCCGGGTCGCCGTTGGAGTAGTACGCCCCCGACTTGTCGGTGTTCGGGGTGGCGAAGTGCTGCTCGTAGGCCTTGCCGCCGACGTCGTGGTTGCCGATGGTGGCCGCCCACGGGTACTGGCGCAGCTTGTCGGGCCCCAGGAAGGAGTTCCACTGCGACTCGTTGTTGGCGCTCTCGACCTGGTCGCCGCCGGACACCAGCAGTTCGGCGTTCGGGTTGGCCGCCAGGGCGACGTCGAGGGTGTCCTTCCAGCCGGCGCCGTCCTCGGCGGTGTCGCCGGACGAGCCGATCTGCGGGTCGCCGAAGAACAGGAAGTCGTAGTTGCCCTCGAAGTCCTGCGTCTTGAACGAGTACGCGGCCGACCAGCTGCCCTCGCTGCCGACGCGGTACGAGTACGCCGTCTGCTCCTTGAGGTTGGTGATCGTCGCGTGGCGGTTGAAGCCGCCGCTGGCGGCGATGTTGGCCGTGCCGCTCGCGGCGAAGGTCGCGGCGTCGGCCGGGAACTCGCCGTTCACGACCGAGGCGGTCGGGGCGACCTGGAGCTGCTGCGCCGTGTCGGCCGAGGAGTACCAGCTGACGGTGCGCTGCGTCTCGTTGGCGCCCACGCCGAGGATGACGCCGGTGATCGCGGTGGGCTCCGCGGCGGCGGCGGGCGACACCAGGCCGCCGCCCAGCGCCACGGTCAGGCCCAGGAGCACCGCGGTGGTCCCGGTGGCCACCCGGCGCCGCACAAGCTCGGCGGCCTGTGTCGAGGGTCTCGATTTCATCAGTTCTCTGTTCCTTCTGCGTACAGACGTACTTGACGTGCGGACCGTCAAGCTCTCAGCGCCCGGTTAACCGACGCTAAATACAGTCTTTGCGATATCTAAACTCTTCGGTGGTCAAAAAAATACTGATAAGGAATCAGATGCCGAAGGTCCTCTGCAGGAACCACACGAGCCCCATGACGAACACGCCCGCCGAAATCACCCCGGTCGCCCGCAGCCCCATGGCGGGCGACCGGTGCCGCAGCAGCATGAGCACCGGGAAGACGAGCGCGATAAGGGCCAGTTGGACGGCCTCGATGCCGACGTTGAAAACCACCAGCGACCACAGCAGGGTCCACGAGAAGGCGCTGTCGATGCCGAGCGCCCCCGCGAAGCCCAGGCCGTGCACGAGCCCGAAGCAGAAGACCACCCCGAGCCGGGTCCAGCCGGCACGGTCCAGGCCGAAGTGTCCGTCCGACGCCTCCAGGTCCGTGGCCCGGCCGCCGTGCCGCCACAGCCGCCACAGATACCAGCCGGCGACCACCGCGATCGACAGCGCGATGACCGGCTCCACGACCGCGGACGGCACGTCGACCAGCCCGAGCGCGGCGAGCATGAGCGTCACCGAGTGCGCCAGGGTGAAGCTGGTCGCCGCGAGCACGACCTCGCGCAGCCGTCGCGACCCCGCGATGAGCGCCAGCAGGAAGAGGATGTGGTCGGTACCGGTGAGCAGGTGCTCCGTGCCCAGCCGGAAGAACTCCCAGAACCGCTCGTACCACGTCTGGTGGGTGGAGAAGGTCGGGTGCGCGGCGTCCAGCGCGGCGCTGCCCTTACGGCCGTCGACGTCGTAGGTGACGATCGTCCTGGTGCCGGTGACGTACTTCTCCGCGTCGGGGAAGAGCCCGCTGCGCACCTCGTGGTCCACGCCCTGCTCCGGACAGGTCCAGCCGAGCAGCAGGTTCGCGTACGGGACACCCTGCCTGCGGCCCAGGGTGAAGCCGCCGGACTGCTCCGGGGTGCAGGCCCGGCCCTGCGAGGTCACCGAGAAGCGGGCGCGGACGTACTCGACGGCCGCCTTCCTGTGGGCGTCGAGGGCCGCGACCTGGGCCTTGGCGTCCCCGGCGTCGAAGGCGTCGGTGCCCGCGCGGAAGAGCGCGTCGTCGTGCCCGGCGTCGGCGGCGGACACGACGTAGAGGTCGTACTCGACCTCCAGCTTCGTCCAGAGGCGGCCGTCGTCGCCACGGGTGACGTCGACGTAGACCACCGAACTGAAGCCGTGCGCGGACGCCGGCTGCGCCAGGCCCACGAAGACGGCCAGCGCGGCGAGGACCGTGACGAGGCCGAGTCGTATTCGGGGTGACACAGTGCTCCTTTTGCTGCTGCTTTGCCTGCCTGCGCACCGTGCACGTATCAGATGAACGGAATGGCTTGTCATGGCGAACGCTGGAAAAACAAGCGCGCGAAGGGCCCTCCCGGGGTGAACACGGCGGCATGCGGCATAGCAGGATGGCGCCATACCCCCCTGCCACTACTTCGGAGGACGAACGTGTTGCGCCCCTCGCTTGCGGCTGCCGTCACGCTGGCCGCGGCCGTCGCACTGGCCACCGGATGCGGTGCCGGCGACGACTGGTCGAAGCCTCATGCCAGGCCGTCCGCCGTCGGCGCCCTCGGCCCCGGCTTCATCGACCGCTCCGACCCGCCAGGCCCGGAGGCGACGGCCACACCGGAACCGGGTTCGTGGGAGGGGGTCAGCCCGTCGAAGGGCTACCGGGTGGTGCTGGTCACCTCGGGCACCGACCGCCCGACGGCCGCACTGGTGAAGGCGGTCAAGGACTGGGCGTCCGAGGAGCACGTCTCGCTCCGGACGGTGACCGCCAAGGGCGGGCTCGACCTGCTGCCCGCGGTCACCGAGGCCATGGACATGCACCCCGACCTGATCGTCAGCGCCGGCAACGACATGATCGACCCGCTGGCCACCGTCACCCCCAACCACCTGTCCCAGCAGTTCCTGGTGGTGGGCGCGGAGTTGGCCGAGCCGACGCACAACGTCACCGCCGTGGACTGGTCCGGCGCGTCCTTCCGCGGGGAGGGGCTGGGGATGTCCTCGACGTACGACGCGGCGTCCTTCACGCCGGAGCGGTGCGCGGCGTCGATACGGGCGGGGGTGGCGGCGGTGCTCAACGAGCTGACGGGCATCGTGCTGTGGCTGGACAAGGTCTGAGCCGAGCCCCGGCGGGGCGCGGCCCCGCGCGACATCGGCGCCCCCCGCAGCCGGAAGGGCCGCCCGGCGATCGGCCGGGCGGCCCTTCCGCGGTCGCGCGCGCGACTGGCGCGTCTCAGAGGCGGCCTTCCCGGGTGTAGTGCTCGCCCACCTGCTGCTGGTAAGCGGCGTCACTGAGGTGCCGGTCCTCGTCGAACTCGGGGGAGTTCTTGATCTGGTCCTTCGTCAGGTCGACGAAGACCTTCTGCTCGGCGGCGTCGATCGCCCGCACGGTCCCCGCGGGGAGCAGGACGTGCTTGCCGAAGATCCACACGCCGACGTCGACCACCAGGTAGGCGGCGTCGACCTCGTCCGAGTGCTTGTCGACCTTGCCGATGTGGCCGTCGGTCGCCTCGACCTTGTAGCCGGCGAGGTCGCCGCCCGCGCTGTAGCCGGACGTCTCCTGGTAGCCCCAGATGTTGTCGCTCATGATGCGGCTCCTTCGTCGTTCGTTGCGGACTGGTGGTGCGCGAGGGCCGTCGCGTCCGATGGCCTCAGGTGACGCGCCCTCAACGCCTCGCGTGCCCGGCGGCCGTGACCACACACCTCGCCTGCCGCAGAAGTCACTTCCGCACCGCACAGGTCCGGCCACGCCCGACCGGTGCGAGGACGGGTGCGAGCCCGCCGGTGCGGGGTAGGCGACGGCACGACGCGGGGCGGGCCGACGCGCCGCACGAGGGAGAGTCAGCGAATGGAATTCGACGACGACGCCGCCCTGGACACATCCGAGGTCCAGGACAACCGCGGTGGAGCGCTGGGCGGCATCCCGGGCGGCGGGAGGACCGTCGGCGGTGGAGTGGTCGGCCTGCTGGTCGTGATCGCCTCGGTGGTCTTCGGCGTGGACCCCGGCCTGCTCGGTTCCGACAGCGGCACCACCGCCTCGTCGGGCGCCGGCACGGGATCGGGCGCGTCCGCCGCCGACCTGGCGGCGGACTGCCGCACCGGGGCCGACGCCAACCGCAAGCAGGAGTGCCGCGTCGTGGCGGTGGTCGACAGCGTCCAGGCGTTCTGGAAGGAGACCGAGACAGCCGCCGGCAAGCCCTACGAGCAGGCCCCGACCTTCCTTTTCACCGGCAGCGTGAACACCGGCTGCGGGACCGCCACCTCCGAGGTGGGCCCCTTCTACTGCTCCGCCGACGACAAGGTCTACCTCGACCTCGGCTTCTTCGACGACCTGAGCAGCAAGTTCGGCGCCAAGGGCGGGCCCTTCGCCGAGGCGTACGTCATCGCGCACGAATACGGCCACCACATCCAGGACCTCAGCGGCACGATCTCCCGCGGCAGCGGCCAGGGCCGCACCAGCGGCTCGGTGAAGCTGGAACTCCAGGCGGACTGCTACGCCGGGGTCTGGGCCCACCACGCCACCACCACCCCCGACCCCACGAGCGGCAAGCCGCTGATCACCGAGCTGACCCAGGCCGACATCGACCTCGGCCTGGACGCCGCGGCCGCCGTCGGCGACGACCGCATCCAGCAGCGGTACGAGGGCAAGGTCACCCCCGACACCTGGACCCACGGCTCCGCGAGCCAGCGCCGGCAGTGGTTCTCGACGGGTTACACCACCGGCAGCGTCGCCCGGTGCGACACCTTCGCCTGAGCCGGCGTCTTCTTCCTCACCGCAGCCCGAGGCGCTTCATCGCCCGCGGATCGAGGCTGCCCGCGCGCCGCCGGAAGGCCGACAGCGGCACCGTGCGCAGCTCCCTGGTCTCCAGGTAGCTGCGCCGGCCCTCGGCGTCATCGACGGTCCCCGCCGGAAGCGCGACGACCCCGGGCTGCTCCCCGTGGAAGCGGGAGGTGATCTTCACGACCCTCGCCGTCCGGCGCCGTACGGACACGACCAGGCAGGGCCGGTCCTTCGACCCGACGACATCCTCGTACGGAACGTCGGCCCACCACACCTCACCCCGGCGCGGCGCAGCCCCGCGCCCCCCCGCCCGGCCCCGCCGCCACCACGCCACGGCCGCCGCCACCACAAGCACGACCCCACCGACCACGACCCACGCCTGCGCACCCATCGCCCCACCTCTCCCACCCGGCCAGGCCGCCCCCGAAGGACGGCGCTGCCTGCCCGACTTCCCGCCCTCGCGTCACATACCCGCCGGGCCGGGGCGAACCGGGGCCCGGCGGGCAAGGAGATCCGGCACCGCCGTCGGCCGGATGGAACTCGATACGGTCCACCGGCGAAGGACAGGTGAGCAACCCGAACAAGCCCAAGCCTTCAAGGCGTTCGAACGAACGAAAGGAGCCCCGATGGCCGTCGAGCCCCCGGGCGTCCGCACCCGCGAGGAGCATCGCGAGGACAGCGACGCCCGTGTGATCGCGCGGTCCCGGGATGAGCCCGAGCGGTTCGCCGCGCTCTTCGACCGGTACGCCGACGCCGTGCACCGTTACGCGGCCAGGCGGATCGGTCCCGAGGCGGCGGAGGATCTGATGGCGGAGACGTTCACGACCGCCTTCCAGCGACGCCACACCTACGACCTCACGCGTGCCGACGCCCGCCCGTGGCTGTTCGGCATCGCGACCAACCTCATGGGCCGGTACCGCAGGGCCGAAGCACGCCGTTTCAAGGCGCTCGCGAAGGTTCCTGAGCCCGTGCAGCACGAGGAGCCGGTCGCGGACCGCGCGGTCGCCAGGGCCGGCGCCACGGAGGTGCGCCGGGAGCTGGCGGCAGCGCTGGCCGAGCTGTCCGCCCGGCACCGGGACGTCGTCCTGCTCGTGGCCTGGGGCGACCTCGACTACGAGGAGGCGGCCCAAGCCCTCGGGGTGCCGGTCGGCACCGTCAGATCCCGGCTGAACCGGGCTCGCAGCAAGTTGCGCGAAGCACTGGGCGGGTCCGATCCGACAGCTTTCCGAGAGGCAGAAGACGCCCATGCGTGACATCGAAGAACTGCGAGAACTGAGGAAGTACGACGCGGGGGCTCCCCCGCTCGACGACGCCACCCGCAGACGCGTGCGGGCGCGGCTGCTCGCCGCGATGAACGCGGAGACCGGACCCGCCCCGGCCGTACGCAGCCGCCGCCCCGTCCTGCGCATCGCCCTGACCGGCACGGTCGCGGCCGCGGTCGCCGGCGGAATCCTGGTCGCCGGGCAGGGCGGCGACAGCGGGGCGGGGCCTACGGCGGCACCGCCGGCGGCCACTTCCCCGGTCATGCTGAACGTGAGCGCGCAGACCGTGCTCAACGGTGCGGCCACCTACGCCCGGCGGCACGAGCGCGCGGTCAGCCCGAGGGACGACCAGTTCATCTACACCAAGGAGATCATCAGGGAGACCGACGAGAAGACCGGCGCCACAGACAGCTTCACCGACGAGGACTGGAGGTCGGTGGACAACTCGAAGCCCTCCTGGATCATGGAGGTCGGCAAGGGCTGGTGGGCACCCCCGCTGAAAGACGGCGAGACCGAATGGCCGCCGCAGGACTGGGCGACACTGAAGAAGCTGCCGACCGACCCCAAGCAGCTGATCCTCTTCCTCGCGCCCGGCACAGGGCCCACTGACAAGCCCACCCCGGAGTCCTCCACGGAGCCCACCCCGGAGTCCTCCACGGGGCCCGGCGGAAAGGACGGCTCCCTCAGCGGGATCAGCGATATGGGCTGGTCGATGGTCCACTTCCAGCTCGCCGGACTGCTCAAACTGGTCCCGGTGATGCCCGAGGGGCTGCGCCCGGCGGCGTACGAGGCACTCGGCATGGTCCCCGGGGTGAAGCTGCTGCCGAACCAGAAAGACGCCAAGGGCCGTACCGGCGTGGCCATCACCTATACCGACCCCACGCTCCCGGCCGGGGACGCGGGCTACGGCGACTACTTCATCTTCGACCCGAAGACCTACGAATTCCTCGGCTTCCGCGACGAGAGCACCTCGATCAAGGGCAAGCACATGGTCAAGGTCACCCAGCTCTCCTACCTCGACAGCTGGGCCATCGTCGACAAGGCCAAGCAGCGGCCGTAGCCGCAAGGCAGCGGCGGTAACCCTGAGTGCGGCCGGCCCCGAAA includes:
- a CDS encoding CU044_5270 family protein — translated: MRDIEELRELRKYDAGAPPLDDATRRRVRARLLAAMNAETGPAPAVRSRRPVLRIALTGTVAAAVAGGILVAGQGGDSGAGPTAAPPAATSPVMLNVSAQTVLNGAATYARRHERAVSPRDDQFIYTKEIIRETDEKTGATDSFTDEDWRSVDNSKPSWIMEVGKGWWAPPLKDGETEWPPQDWATLKKLPTDPKQLILFLAPGTGPTDKPTPESSTEPTPESSTGPGGKDGSLSGISDMGWSMVHFQLAGLLKLVPVMPEGLRPAAYEALGMVPGVKLLPNQKDAKGRTGVAITYTDPTLPAGDAGYGDYFIFDPKTYEFLGFRDESTSIKGKHMVKVTQLSYLDSWAIVDKAKQRP